One window of the Verrucomicrobiota bacterium genome contains the following:
- a CDS encoding PAS domain S-box protein → MNTAILLQDAERALKQHTERLSAITAIQQEIGAAAPDQESIMKLAVSRAQQITRADGATIELVEGDEIVYRSASGSLASQAGKRIRVGKSFSGLAIRTDEILRCDDTDTDPRVDQTECRTGSIRSVVVVPLRHQYNSIGALKVISSRPGAFDDADIQTLQLVAHFMSAAINQAVAFGSKRALLAEHTRTIVALRESEERFRSAFDYAAIGMALVATNGKWMKVNRSLGEIVGYAEGDFRSLYFHSLTHPEDVANHQARMRSLLAGETGAFQMEARFIHRSGSVVWVFLSVSLLRDGKGKPLYFIAQIQNITERKRADEQVKSSLREKEVLLKEIHHRVKNNLQVISSLLRLQSGYVKDEAAKELFRESQNRVRFMALIHQKFYQSQDLARIDFNEYLLSLLAMLFRSYGALSGTVTLETHVDPIFLDIDTAIPVGLLVNELVSNSLKYAFPENRCGIIRIDFRAVGDEAFVLTLRDDGVGLPGEFDLDKVPTLGLRLVKILTSQLGGTLTFHRNGGTEFTVTFREPKDKEGKSSHV, encoded by the coding sequence TTGAACACCGCGATCCTCCTTCAAGACGCCGAGCGTGCGCTCAAACAGCATACCGAGCGGCTTTCCGCCATCACCGCCATTCAACAGGAAATCGGCGCGGCCGCTCCGGATCAAGAGAGCATCATGAAACTGGCGGTGAGCCGCGCTCAACAAATCACCCGCGCGGACGGCGCCACCATCGAGCTCGTGGAAGGCGACGAAATTGTCTATCGGTCGGCCAGTGGCTCCCTCGCTTCCCAGGCCGGCAAACGCATCCGGGTGGGGAAGAGTTTCTCGGGACTGGCGATTCGCACCGATGAAATTCTGCGCTGCGACGACACTGATACCGATCCGCGCGTGGACCAAACGGAATGCCGGACCGGAAGCATCCGCTCCGTCGTCGTGGTCCCCCTGCGCCACCAGTACAATTCCATAGGCGCGTTAAAGGTGATCTCGTCTCGTCCCGGCGCGTTCGACGATGCGGACATCCAGACGCTGCAGTTGGTGGCTCATTTCATGTCGGCGGCCATCAATCAGGCCGTGGCATTTGGATCCAAACGAGCTTTGCTCGCCGAACACACCCGAACCATCGTCGCGCTTCGGGAAAGCGAGGAACGGTTTCGCAGCGCGTTCGATTATGCGGCCATCGGCATGGCGCTGGTGGCGACGAACGGGAAATGGATGAAGGTCAACCGCTCCTTGGGTGAGATTGTCGGGTATGCCGAAGGCGATTTCCGGTCCCTCTATTTCCATTCCCTCACGCATCCGGAGGACGTGGCGAACCATCAGGCCCGGATGCGGAGCTTGCTGGCCGGAGAAACCGGCGCCTTTCAAATGGAGGCGCGGTTCATCCATCGGTCGGGCTCGGTCGTGTGGGTGTTTTTGAGTGTTTCACTTTTGCGCGACGGCAAAGGAAAGCCGCTTTATTTCATCGCCCAGATTCAAAACATCACGGAGCGCAAACGGGCTGACGAGCAGGTCAAAAGTTCCCTGCGCGAAAAGGAAGTCTTGCTCAAAGAGATTCACCATCGCGTCAAGAACAACCTCCAGGTCATCTCCAGCCTGCTCCGGTTGCAGTCGGGCTATGTGAAGGATGAGGCCGCCAAGGAATTGTTCCGCGAAAGCCAGAACCGCGTTCGGTTCATGGCGCTCATCCACCAAAAGTTCTACCAATCCCAGGACCTGGCGCGGATCGACTTCAACGAGTACCTCCTCAGCTTGCTCGCGATGTTGTTCCGCTCTTACGGGGCGCTTTCCGGAACGGTTACTCTCGAGACCCACGTGGACCCGATTTTTCTGGATATCGACACCGCAATTCCGGTCGGGTTGCTCGTGAACGAACTGGTGTCCAATTCGCTGAAGTATGCCTTTCCCGAGAACCGATGCGGGATCATCCGAATCGATTTTCGCGCAGTGGGCGACGAAGCATTTGTGCTGACTTTGCGGGACGATGGCGTGGGCCTTCCGGGAGAGTTTGACCTTGACAAAGTACCGACGCTCGGTCTTCGTTTGGTCAAGATTTTGACCAGCCAGCTTGGTGGAACACTAACGTT